In Clostridium swellfunianum, a genomic segment contains:
- the serS gene encoding serine--tRNA ligase, whose product MLDLKRIRTNPEEVKALLATRGEAFPPFIDEIVALDEKRREVLVQVETLKSRRNQVSAEIPKLKKAGQDVEPIMAEMKKVGEDIKVLDADLAEIDDKIQNILLRIPNIPNLKVPEGKSDADNIEIRKWGEPNKFAFEPKAHWELGTNLDILDFDRAGKITGSRFTVYKGLGARLERAIINYYLNTHIDVAGYTEIMPPFMVNRKSMTGTGQLPKFEEDAFKIANTDYLLIPTAEVPVTNLYSDEVLNGTDLPIKHAAYSACFRSEAGSAGRDTRGLIRQHQFNKVELVKFTKPEQSYEELEKLTNDAERVLQGLGLAYRVVRLCKGDLGFSSAMTYDIEVWMPSYNRYVEISSCSNFEDYQARRANIRYKENPKDKPQYVHTLNGSGVAIGRTVAAILENFQREDGTIEIPEALRPYMGGAEVIK is encoded by the coding sequence ATGTTAGATTTAAAAAGAATAAGAACTAATCCTGAAGAGGTAAAAGCTTTATTAGCTACAAGGGGAGAAGCATTTCCACCATTTATTGATGAAATTGTAGCTTTAGATGAAAAAAGAAGAGAAGTATTGGTCCAGGTTGAAACCTTAAAAAGTAGGAGAAATCAAGTTTCAGCTGAAATACCAAAATTAAAGAAGGCTGGACAGGATGTTGAGCCTATAATGGCTGAAATGAAAAAGGTTGGAGAAGATATAAAGGTTTTAGATGCAGACCTAGCAGAAATAGATGATAAGATCCAAAACATTCTTCTTAGAATACCTAATATTCCAAATCTAAAGGTTCCAGAAGGAAAGTCAGATGCTGACAATATTGAGATAAGAAAATGGGGAGAGCCTAATAAATTTGCTTTTGAACCAAAGGCTCATTGGGAACTAGGAACTAATTTAGATATTTTAGATTTTGACAGAGCAGGAAAAATTACTGGTTCAAGATTCACGGTATATAAAGGCTTAGGTGCAAGACTCGAAAGAGCTATAATAAATTACTACTTAAATACTCATATAGATGTAGCAGGATATACCGAAATAATGCCGCCATTTATGGTTAATAGGAAGAGTATGACTGGAACAGGACAGCTTCCAAAGTTTGAAGAGGATGCATTTAAGATTGCAAATACAGATTATTTATTAATACCTACAGCTGAGGTTCCAGTAACTAATTTATATAGTGATGAAGTATTAAATGGTACTGACTTACCAATAAAGCATGCTGCTTATAGTGCTTGCTTTAGATCAGAAGCAGGCTCGGCAGGAAGAGACACAAGAGGACTTATAAGACAACACCAATTCAATAAGGTGGAGCTTGTTAAGTTTACTAAGCCAGAACAATCTTATGAGGAATTAGAAAAGCTTACTAATGATGCAGAAAGAGTACTTCAGGGGTTAGGACTTGCTTATAGAGTAGTTAGACTTTGCAAAGGAGATTTAGGATTTTCTTCAGCAATGACCTACGATATAGAAGTTTGGATGCCAAGCTATAATAGGTATGTTGAAATATCAAGCTGTAGTAACTTTGAAGACTATCAGGCAAGAAGAGCCAATATAAGATATAAAGAAAATCCAAAGGATAAGCCTCAATATGTCCATACATTAAACGGATCAGGTGTTGCTATAGGAAGAACTGTAGCTGCTATACTTGAGAACTTCCAAAGAGAAGATGGAACAATTGAGATACCGGAAGCTTTAAGACCATATATGGGTGGAGCCGAAGTTATAAAATAA
- a CDS encoding NAD(P)/FAD-dependent oxidoreductase → MDYDVLILGGGIIGCAAAYELSKYSLNIALIEKDYDIADDVALINSAVVYDGMECDDSMISKLEAMGNSMFDELSQKFNVPFKRTGGLLIAGNDKEEQKLIQLYDRAVKRGLQNIQLLDSKEVYEMEPNLNSKVTKALYSKNIGVVCPYDLAIAYAEVAFDNGVNFKLEEEVLDIQKITRGFRVETNKNKFTCKMVINTTPGKSYSIDKNEDSFQNSTGHLKYFLFEREFKGIFSKIVFNISEQGERVYTIPSVHGSAIAALATNDNINYAEGVSKVSNLVNGIKDGDITSFYKSAFYDNLVLIDDSSVDKGYIKISAKHYAEVTMTPSIASIICETVVSNFNCKLKKDFHDKRREFYRFRDLSNEERDQIIQLDKRYGKIVCLCEKITEGEIVESIRRPLGARTLEGVKRRTGATLGSCQGSYCMNKIVSILARETNKKITDIVKDSKNSRIILNRIKEFDGV, encoded by the coding sequence ATGGATTATGATGTACTTATATTAGGCGGAGGTATTATAGGATGTGCAGCTGCATATGAGCTTTCTAAGTACAGCCTAAATATTGCGCTTATAGAAAAGGATTATGATATTGCAGATGATGTTGCTCTTATTAATTCTGCAGTAGTTTATGATGGCATGGAATGCGATGACAGCATGATATCAAAGCTTGAAGCTATGGGCAACAGCATGTTTGATGAATTGTCTCAAAAATTTAATGTTCCATTTAAAAGGACTGGCGGTCTCCTAATTGCCGGAAATGATAAGGAAGAACAAAAGCTAATACAGTTATATGATAGGGCCGTAAAAAGAGGACTTCAAAATATACAGCTTTTAGACAGCAAAGAAGTTTATGAAATGGAGCCAAATCTAAATTCAAAAGTTACTAAAGCTTTATATTCTAAAAATATTGGAGTAGTTTGTCCATATGATTTAGCTATAGCTTATGCTGAAGTAGCTTTTGATAATGGAGTTAACTTTAAACTTGAAGAAGAAGTTTTAGATATTCAAAAGATAACACGAGGCTTTAGAGTTGAAACAAATAAAAATAAATTTACTTGTAAGATGGTTATAAACACAACTCCCGGAAAAAGCTATAGTATAGATAAAAATGAGGATAGTTTTCAAAATAGTACAGGTCATTTAAAATACTTTTTATTTGAAAGGGAGTTTAAAGGTATTTTCTCCAAGATAGTTTTTAATATAAGCGAACAGGGGGAGAGGGTTTATACTATTCCTTCAGTTCATGGAAGCGCTATAGCAGCATTGGCTACAAATGATAATATTAATTATGCTGAGGGTGTAAGCAAGGTATCAAACCTAGTTAATGGAATTAAGGATGGAGATATTACAAGTTTTTATAAATCAGCTTTTTATGATAATTTAGTACTTATAGATGACAGCTCTGTAGATAAGGGATATATTAAAATTTCAGCAAAGCATTATGCAGAAGTTACAATGACTCCATCAATTGCAAGTATAATTTGCGAGACTGTGGTAAGCAATTTTAATTGTAAGCTTAAAAAGGACTTTCATGATAAAAGAAGAGAGTTCTATAGATTTAGAGATTTATCTAATGAAGAAAGAGATCAGATAATACAGCTTGACAAAAGATATGGAAAGATTGTCTGCCTGTGTGAAAAGATTACTGAAGGAGAAATAGTAGAATCTATAAGAAGGCCCTTAGGGGCTAGAACTCTAGAAGGAGTAAAGAGAAGAACTGGAGCAACTTTAGGAAGCTGTCAGGGCTCATACTGCATGAATAAAATAGTTTCTATACTTGCTAGAGAAACTAATAAAAAGATAACTGATATAGTTAAGGATTCTAAGAATTCTCGTATTATTTTAAATAGAATAAAAGAATTTGATGGAGTGTAA
- a CDS encoding L,D-transpeptidase family protein, translating into MKKTWVLSTLFTLSIIFLPPFLMDLDKENKEINSDDVKVIQVEHIDTDSEKNKYQDDITTFYSNTSFKKTYYISGDRVNVYSDSSGSDKLLRYLRKNDVIVAYNERNGYIYCEDNNGRFGWVRKNKDNLSGEINKKTTYKVDVDLTKQLIFIYKDNKELREIKCSTGLIGNADTETPVGNFEIQNKGTFFFSPKYNQGGKYYIKFFSNYLIHSIPTDKNGNIIEEEKDKLGVPVSHGCIRVPVEESKWIYDNIPVGSAVSIHY; encoded by the coding sequence ATGAAAAAGACTTGGGTACTAAGTACTCTATTTACACTTTCAATTATATTTTTACCTCCTTTTTTAATGGATTTAGATAAGGAAAATAAAGAAATAAATTCGGATGATGTAAAAGTTATACAAGTTGAACATATTGATACTGATTCAGAAAAAAATAAGTATCAGGATGATATAACTACCTTTTACTCTAATACAAGCTTTAAAAAAACTTACTACATAAGCGGTGATAGAGTAAATGTATATTCTGATAGTAGCGGTAGTGACAAGCTGTTAAGGTATTTAAGAAAAAATGATGTTATAGTTGCTTATAATGAAAGAAATGGTTATATTTATTGTGAAGATAATAATGGAAGGTTTGGATGGGTAAGAAAAAATAAGGATAACTTATCTGGAGAGATTAATAAAAAAACTACATACAAGGTAGATGTGGATTTGACAAAACAACTTATTTTTATTTATAAAGATAATAAAGAACTAAGAGAAATAAAATGTTCAACAGGGCTTATTGGAAATGCTGATACAGAAACTCCTGTTGGCAATTTTGAAATTCAAAATAAGGGAACCTTCTTTTTTAGTCCTAAATATAATCAAGGAGGCAAATATTATATTAAATTTTTTTCAAATTATTTAATACACTCTATACCTACAGATAAAAATGGTAATATAATAGAAGAGGAAAAAGATAAATTAGGTGTTCCTGTATCTCATGGCTGCATAAGAGTACCTGTGGAGGAATCCAAATGGATTTATGACAATATTCCTGTAGGCAGCGCTGTGAGCATACACTATTAG
- a CDS encoding UPF0182 family protein, whose amino-acid sequence MKKRFFGFTTLFLIILAAVFFDTIVNFIVNVKWFIEVDYLNIYFTKVLAILKLLVPIFLIVYIAIWIYYRSLRASFIKIANIVEITPNKKATEKKIFIIVNAIISFLISFGIASTYWYRILQFSNATSFDLKDPLFSRDVSFYIFKLPLIESLYAAVISFLVFLVAITLVIYFIMNAKDRFFTGDIRGAFNNVRVIKSGLTRFAGKQLAVVSALILLMLSLGYMIRGWNLVYSPTGVVFGAGYTDTKVTLVFYRIISILSIISAIVVFISVLRSKVKPIIVSVALIFVLIVGETLTSVAVERFLVKSNQISLEKPYIENNIAFTRKAYNIDKIEESTFEVKNNLTKEDIRANDDTINNIKINSYKPALEFYNQVQVIRYYYDFNDIDVDRYNINGKYNQVFVAPREIDLQKLEGNASTWQNKHLIYTHGYGIVMNKVNSVTTEGQPDFVIKDIPPENSTNIKLDNPRIYFGEKTNEYAIVNTDTREFDYPKGGDNQWNKYDGKAGIKMNLLNRVLFTINQRNINFLLSRDINSDSKILINRNIKDRVQKIAPFLNYDSDPYIVASEGKLYWIIDAFTTSDRYPYSQPVKNINYIRNSIKVVIDASDGITNFYIVDNNDPIAASYKKIFPSLFKDINTLSQDIKDHFRYPEDLFNVQNTILGKYHMTDPGVFYNGEDLWEVSKTQKKVGEDQEVNEGAYVVMKLPNHDKEEMILLEYFNMRNKDNMVALFGARMDKENYGKLVLYKFPTQKTIYSPYLFKQKINQDPVISKEISLWNKEGSEIMYGDTMIIPINNSLLYVEPIYLRATGKNSIPEMKRIVVGFGDKLILVDSIDIALQQIFNYTEVQPQTPNVPAVPNNPGTADPNIKEKIKNAKDIFDKAIESQKNGDWAKYGEYIKNLQDILSELNK is encoded by the coding sequence ATGAAAAAAAGATTTTTTGGTTTTACAACCCTATTTTTAATTATTTTAGCTGCAGTGTTTTTTGACACAATAGTTAATTTTATTGTTAATGTTAAATGGTTTATTGAAGTAGATTATCTTAATATCTACTTTACTAAAGTACTAGCCATACTTAAGCTTTTGGTACCTATTTTTCTTATAGTTTATATTGCTATTTGGATATACTACAGAAGTCTTAGGGCAAGCTTTATAAAAATCGCCAATATTGTTGAGATTACTCCAAACAAAAAGGCAACAGAGAAAAAGATATTTATTATTGTAAATGCAATAATATCATTTTTAATATCCTTTGGCATAGCTTCAACCTATTGGTATAGAATACTTCAATTTAGCAATGCTACAAGCTTTGATTTAAAGGACCCTCTATTTAGCAGAGATGTATCCTTTTATATATTCAAACTCCCTCTTATAGAGTCCCTATATGCTGCAGTTATTTCTTTTCTAGTGTTCTTAGTTGCAATAACCTTAGTTATTTACTTTATTATGAATGCTAAAGATAGGTTTTTTACAGGGGATATTAGAGGAGCTTTTAATAATGTAAGAGTAATTAAAAGTGGTCTTACTAGATTTGCAGGAAAGCAGCTTGCTGTGGTATCTGCGCTAATTCTTCTAATGCTTTCTCTAGGTTATATGATAAGAGGGTGGAATTTAGTATATAGCCCAACAGGTGTTGTATTTGGAGCAGGGTATACTGATACAAAAGTTACTTTAGTTTTTTATAGAATAATAAGCATTCTTTCTATTATTTCAGCTATAGTTGTATTTATAAGTGTTTTAAGGTCTAAGGTTAAACCTATAATTGTTTCAGTTGCTCTCATATTTGTGCTTATAGTTGGTGAAACATTAACCTCTGTTGCAGTTGAAAGGTTTTTAGTGAAATCAAATCAAATAAGCCTTGAGAAGCCGTATATAGAAAATAATATAGCTTTTACTAGAAAGGCATACAACATTGATAAAATTGAAGAGAGTACCTTTGAGGTTAAAAACAATTTAACAAAGGAAGATATAAGGGCAAATGATGATACAATAAATAATATAAAAATTAATTCTTATAAACCAGCACTTGAATTTTACAACCAAGTACAAGTTATAAGATACTACTATGATTTTAATGATATAGACGTAGATAGATATAATATAAACGGAAAGTATAATCAAGTTTTTGTTGCGCCAAGAGAAATAGATCTTCAAAAGCTTGAAGGAAATGCAAGTACATGGCAAAATAAACACCTTATATATACTCATGGATATGGAATTGTAATGAATAAAGTTAATTCTGTAACCACAGAAGGCCAGCCAGACTTTGTTATAAAGGATATTCCACCTGAAAATAGTACAAATATAAAGCTTGATAACCCAAGGATATACTTTGGAGAAAAGACAAATGAGTATGCAATAGTTAATACCGATACAAGAGAGTTTGATTATCCTAAGGGTGGAGATAATCAATGGAACAAGTATGACGGTAAGGCCGGAATAAAAATGAATCTTTTAAATAGAGTTCTTTTTACTATTAATCAAAGAAATATAAATTTTCTTCTCTCAAGAGACATCAACAGTGATAGCAAGATACTTATAAACAGAAATATTAAAGATAGAGTTCAAAAGATTGCTCCATTTTTAAATTATGACAGTGATCCTTATATAGTGGCAAGTGAAGGCAAGCTTTATTGGATAATTGATGCTTTTACTACTTCTGACAGATATCCATATTCTCAACCAGTTAAAAATATAAACTATATTAGAAATTCCATAAAGGTTGTTATTGATGCATCTGACGGGATTACAAATTTTTATATTGTAGACAATAATGATCCAATAGCAGCAAGTTATAAAAAGATATTCCCTAGCTTGTTTAAGGATATTAATACATTATCTCAAGATATAAAAGATCACTTTAGATATCCAGAGGACCTGTTCAATGTTCAAAACACTATACTTGGCAAATATCATATGACAGATCCAGGAGTATTCTATAACGGAGAAGACCTTTGGGAGGTATCTAAAACCCAAAAGAAGGTTGGCGAGGATCAGGAAGTTAATGAAGGTGCTTATGTTGTTATGAAGCTTCCTAATCATGATAAGGAAGAAATGATACTGCTTGAATATTTCAATATGAGAAATAAAGATAATATGGTTGCTTTGTTTGGAGCAAGAATGGATAAAGAAAACTATGGAAAGCTAGTTCTTTATAAATTCCCAACACAAAAGACTATCTACAGTCCATATTTGTTCAAACAGAAAATAAATCAGGATCCTGTTATTTCCAAGGAAATATCCCTATGGAATAAAGAAGGTTCTGAAATTATGTACGGAGATACGATGATTATTCCAATAAATAACTCTCTGTTGTATGTTGAACCTATATATTTAAGAGCTACAGGTAAAAACAGCATACCTGAAATGAAAAGGATAGTTGTTGGCTTTGGCGATAAACTTATACTTGTTGATAGCATAGATATAGCTCTGCAGCAAATATTTAACTATACTGAAGTTCAGCCTCAAACTCCAAATGTACCAGCAGTACCAAACAATCCTGGTACAGCAGACCCTAATATTAAAGAAAAGATAAAAAATGCAAAGGACATATTTGATAAGGCTATAGAATCTCAGAAAAATGGAGATTGGGCTAAATACGGAGAATATATCAAAAATCTTCAGGATATACTAAGCGAACTTAATAAATAG
- a CDS encoding DUF362 domain-containing protein gives MKKVALLKCIDYDVDLIEKKLREGFELLGGEAYLRKLIPQGSKVLLKPNMLSIEKAGSPVVTHYAMFEAVIRIVKEYTNDITFGDSPGFGDSRKAAEKSGLMEVANKYGVKFDSFTETVHVKLDNSILCKSWDIAKAPYEADVVISLPKLKTHAMAYFTGAIKNQFGCISGTQKAGWHTRMPDANNFCKMLLDLNTLVGTSFAILDGIVAMEGNGPKNGNPHKMDTIIMGDSISAVDSVAVRLIGYDDPLKTPTLKEVYDSKWGAVLPRDIEVVGEKIESMKARNFKLTRQGGAFHFSNPTVSRFLTGMLAPSPSLIDDKCIGCKRCEEVCPEQGKVINMVNKDNKLKPTWNMKACIRCFCCQELCPVGAIETKNTTFGKLLGMDR, from the coding sequence ATGAAAAAAGTAGCATTACTAAAGTGTATAGATTATGATGTAGATTTAATAGAGAAAAAGCTAAGAGAAGGCTTTGAACTATTAGGTGGAGAGGCGTATCTTAGAAAGCTTATACCACAGGGAAGCAAGGTTTTGCTTAAGCCTAACATGCTTAGTATAGAAAAGGCAGGTTCACCTGTAGTAACTCACTATGCAATGTTTGAAGCAGTTATAAGAATAGTTAAGGAGTATACAAATGATATAACCTTTGGAGATTCTCCTGGGTTCGGAGATTCAAGAAAGGCTGCAGAAAAGAGCGGTCTTATGGAGGTTGCTAACAAGTATGGAGTTAAGTTTGATTCTTTTACAGAAACTGTTCATGTCAAGCTGGATAACTCAATACTTTGCAAATCTTGGGATATTGCAAAGGCTCCATATGAAGCCGATGTAGTTATAAGTCTTCCAAAGCTTAAAACTCATGCTATGGCTTATTTTACTGGAGCAATTAAAAATCAGTTTGGATGTATCTCAGGAACTCAAAAAGCAGGCTGGCATACAAGAATGCCTGATGCTAATAATTTCTGCAAAATGCTTCTAGACTTAAATACACTTGTGGGAACAAGCTTTGCTATACTTGACGGTATTGTTGCCATGGAAGGTAATGGTCCGAAGAATGGAAATCCACACAAAATGGATACAATTATTATGGGAGATAGCATAAGTGCTGTTGATTCAGTAGCGGTAAGACTTATAGGTTATGATGATCCTCTTAAGACCCCAACTTTAAAAGAAGTTTATGATAGCAAATGGGGAGCTGTGCTTCCAAGGGATATTGAAGTTGTGGGAGAAAAGATAGAGTCAATGAAGGCTAGAAACTTTAAGCTTACTAGACAAGGGGGGGCATTTCACTTTTCAAATCCGACAGTATCAAGATTTCTAACTGGAATGTTGGCTCCAAGCCCTTCATTAATAGACGATAAGTGTATAGGATGTAAAAGATGTGAAGAAGTTTGCCCTGAGCAAGGAAAAGTTATTAATATGGTTAATAAGGATAATAAGCTAAAGCCAACTTGGAACATGAAGGCTTGTATTAGATGTTTCTGCTGTCAGGAGTTATGCCCAGTGGGAGCAATAGAAACTAAAAATACTACCTTTGGAAAGCTGCTTGGAATGGATAGATAA
- a CDS encoding transcription repressor NadR: MSSSERRRFIKELLINRKEPQKGQDLAKEYGVTRQVIVKDIAILRAEGLNVIATPEGYITPKENKHKIKRIIAVSHRSENIEDELTCIVKFGGTIEDVIIEHPLYGEMRGMLMIKTLYDVQNFIEKFKQYKAEPLSTLTGGVHIHTIEADNEEIIDRIIKELKERKYLISD; this comes from the coding sequence ATGAGTTCGAGTGAAAGAAGAAGGTTTATAAAGGAACTTTTAATAAATAGAAAAGAGCCGCAAAAGGGACAGGACTTAGCCAAGGAATATGGAGTTACCAGGCAGGTTATTGTAAAGGATATTGCAATATTAAGAGCTGAGGGCTTAAATGTTATTGCAACTCCTGAAGGCTATATAACCCCTAAGGAAAATAAGCATAAGATAAAAAGAATTATAGCCGTAAGTCACAGGTCAGAAAATATAGAAGATGAACTAACCTGCATTGTAAAGTTTGGAGGAACTATAGAAGATGTTATAATAGAACATCCTCTTTATGGTGAAATGAGAGGTATGCTGATGATTAAAACTCTCTATGATGTTCAGAACTTTATAGAAAAATTTAAACAATACAAGGCAGAACCTTTATCTACGTTAACAGGAGGAGTTCATATTCACACTATTGAAGCAGACAATGAAGAAATTATTGATAGAATTATAAAAGAACTTAAGGAAAGAAAATATTTAATTTCAGATTAA
- a CDS encoding HD domain-containing protein: protein MSLYRVKQFYWSLISKMDSKDKDFVDNILNDNEKQLFNKLATYEQKHCINVAQDVLRICKEDEISNEVLIKVALLHDIGKVCKTLNPIEKSLMVMIDSISKGKLKRLNSLKSVDVYYNHAEKGYNILKDIGNYNERFLYLIKNHHNNSIVGDRELDILKACDSRN from the coding sequence ATGTCTTTATATAGAGTAAAGCAGTTCTACTGGTCGCTGATTTCTAAGATGGATTCAAAGGATAAAGATTTTGTTGATAATATTTTAAATGATAATGAAAAGCAGCTTTTTAATAAGCTGGCTACCTATGAGCAAAAGCATTGTATAAATGTAGCTCAAGATGTTTTAAGGATATGCAAAGAAGATGAAATTAGTAATGAAGTTTTAATAAAGGTAGCTCTGCTTCATGACATAGGTAAGGTTTGTAAAACTCTTAATCCTATAGAAAAGTCTTTAATGGTAATGATAGATAGTATATCTAAGGGAAAGCTGAAAAGATTAAACAGCTTAAAAAGTGTTGATGTATACTATAATCATGCAGAGAAGGGCTATAATATTTTAAAAGATATAGGTAATTATAATGAAAGATTTCTTTATCTTATAAAAAATCACCATAATAATTCTATTGTTGGTGATAGAGAATTAGACATACTAAAAGCTTGTGACAGTAGAAACTAA
- a CDS encoding MFS transporter translates to MKFFQKLNFKNGSKSTLDYNLRINNLNGILQALSINLVVPFASIYTKRLNGTDNDIALLNAYPSIFSILAVFLGTYLFRKFKNKKKVTALFFGLGRSFFLLFIFIPFLPAWLRPGLFVLLYGAMSFPNSIANMGWQSYLADLFPEKWRGRAFSRRSSLSTISALIVTLITGNLLYFIPKNDSQRMLLYQIFFIIAFIVAIFEVLSLIKHRLDRNNKQIETITEFKNESLIDSLKNISKLVISNKRFLDYCICVVIFHFAWQMGWPIFFTYEYDILHSNELWSSIIATVSSIFQALTFPLWQKLSEKKGNTFAIALAVLIMSITPFLYIVSRSIVHVVIFNVITGAAVAGTVLLLLSNLYESAPNENRTLYIGIYTVLTNITLMFAPILGMKLKGLTNIYIALAVVGILRFLSAVVFYLRYKKYKKASL, encoded by the coding sequence ATGAAGTTTTTTCAGAAATTAAATTTTAAAAATGGAAGTAAAAGCACGTTGGATTATAATCTGCGTATAAACAATTTAAATGGCATCTTGCAGGCTTTATCCATAAACTTAGTAGTGCCTTTTGCAAGTATTTATACCAAAAGACTTAATGGCACAGATAATGATATTGCCCTTTTAAATGCCTATCCATCTATATTTTCTATCCTTGCAGTTTTTTTAGGTACATACTTATTTAGAAAGTTTAAAAACAAGAAAAAAGTAACTGCTTTGTTCTTTGGTCTTGGACGTTCTTTCTTTTTGCTATTTATATTTATTCCTTTTCTTCCAGCATGGCTAAGACCTGGATTATTTGTACTCCTATACGGTGCTATGAGTTTTCCAAATTCTATAGCTAATATGGGCTGGCAATCTTACCTTGCAGATTTGTTTCCCGAGAAATGGAGAGGTAGAGCTTTTTCAAGAAGAAGTTCTCTTTCTACTATAAGCGCACTTATTGTAACCCTTATAACAGGAAATCTGCTTTATTTTATTCCTAAAAATGATTCTCAACGAATGCTATTATACCAAATATTCTTTATTATAGCTTTTATCGTAGCTATATTTGAAGTTTTATCTCTTATAAAACACAGACTAGATAGGAATAATAAACAAATTGAAACCATTACTGAATTTAAAAACGAATCACTAATCGATAGCCTTAAAAATATATCAAAGCTTGTTATATCAAATAAACGCTTTTTAGATTACTGTATTTGCGTAGTTATATTTCATTTTGCTTGGCAAATGGGATGGCCAATATTCTTTACCTACGAGTATGACATACTTCATTCAAATGAACTTTGGTCATCTATTATTGCTACAGTTTCCTCAATTTTTCAAGCTTTAACTTTCCCATTATGGCAGAAGCTTTCAGAGAAAAAAGGAAATACTTTTGCTATAGCCTTAGCAGTTTTAATTATGTCTATAACCCCGTTTTTGTATATAGTATCTAGAAGCATAGTCCATGTAGTTATTTTTAATGTCATAACAGGTGCAGCAGTTGCTGGTACGGTACTACTTCTTTTAAGCAACCTTTATGAATCAGCTCCAAATGAAAATAGAACTCTTTATATAGGTATTTATACTGTGCTGACAAATATAACTTTAATGTTTGCACCTATCCTTGGAATGAAGCTTAAGGGATTAACAAATATTTATATAGCTCTAGCTGTTGTAGGAATTCTTAGGTTTTTATCTGCAGTTGTTTTCTATCTTAGATATAAAAAATACAAGAAAGCTAGCCTTTAA
- a CDS encoding ABC transporter ATP-binding protein has product MLKIDNLVVSYGGIEALKGISLEVEEGKIVTLVGANGAGKSTMLRSIMGLVKPKSGSIKYNDKDLLSVKTKNMVDNGIVLVPEGRRVFPNLSVIENLRIGAFTRRDEKKIKEDLEWVYKLFPRLEERSWQSAGTLSGGEQQMLAVGRALMSRPKLLMMDEPSLGLAPLIVKDIFSIIKEIHRQGVTVLLIEQNANAALHIADIGYVIETGAIKLKGAGKEMLSNEEVKKAYLGEGAKK; this is encoded by the coding sequence ATGCTTAAAATAGATAATTTAGTAGTGTCCTATGGTGGTATTGAAGCTTTAAAGGGAATAAGCCTTGAAGTTGAGGAAGGAAAGATTGTAACTTTGGTTGGTGCTAATGGAGCAGGGAAAAGCACTATGCTTCGTTCAATTATGGGGCTTGTTAAACCTAAGAGCGGATCTATAAAGTATAACGACAAAGACCTTTTAAGTGTGAAGACTAAGAATATGGTGGATAATGGAATTGTTCTTGTACCTGAAGGAAGAAGAGTATTTCCAAACCTCTCAGTAATAGAAAATCTTAGAATTGGTGCTTTTACTAGAAGGGATGAGAAAAAAATCAAAGAGGACTTAGAGTGGGTATACAAGCTTTTTCCAAGACTTGAAGAGAGAAGCTGGCAGTCTGCTGGTACATTATCAGGTGGAGAACAGCAGATGCTTGCTGTTGGAAGAGCCTTAATGTCTCGACCAAAGCTTTTAATGATGGATGAGCCTTCTTTAGGTTTGGCCCCCTTAATAGTTAAAGATATTTTCAGTATTATAAAAGAAATTCACAGACAGGGAGTTACTGTTCTCTTAATAGAACAAAATGCTAATGCTGCTCTTCATATAGCTGATATCGGCTATGTTATTGAAACAGGAGCTATAAAGCTTAAAGGTGCGGGTAAGGAAATGTTAAGCAATGAAGAAGTCAAGAAAGCTTATTTAGGTGAAGGTGCAAAGAAGTAA